A genomic segment from Microbacterium sp. SORGH_AS_0428 encodes:
- a CDS encoding XRE family transcriptional regulator has translation MSDPSLDADLGSVVGAEIRRLRDAAGLSTRELAAAAGMSQPFLSQIERGASAPSMASVYRLARALGVRPGDLLPAVGVDEVDVVRAGQGRRIPVAERDDAALGRALLLRESSALEVVEYAFGPDEYIAEWFESPGESGLYLVSGRLEVDVLGAGTYALEPGDFIRFPAGARDRWRLVGEERVVALFVTSVPRPR, from the coding sequence TTGAGCGATCCCTCCCTCGATGCCGACCTCGGCTCGGTCGTCGGCGCCGAGATCCGGCGACTCCGGGATGCGGCCGGACTCTCGACGCGCGAGCTGGCCGCCGCGGCGGGGATGAGCCAGCCGTTCCTGAGCCAGATCGAACGCGGCGCGAGCGCGCCGTCGATGGCGTCCGTCTACCGCCTCGCCCGCGCGCTCGGGGTGCGACCCGGCGACCTGCTGCCGGCTGTGGGCGTCGACGAGGTCGACGTCGTCCGCGCCGGCCAGGGACGCCGCATCCCCGTCGCCGAGCGTGACGATGCCGCACTCGGACGCGCGCTGCTACTGCGCGAGAGCTCGGCCCTCGAGGTCGTCGAGTACGCGTTCGGCCCCGACGAGTACATCGCCGAGTGGTTCGAGTCGCCGGGCGAGAGCGGCCTGTATCTGGTCTCAGGGCGCCTCGAGGTGGACGTGCTCGGCGCCGGCACCTACGCGCTCGAGCCGGGCGACTTCATCCGCTTCCCCGCGGGCGCCCGCGACCGCTGGCGTCTCGTCGGCGAGGAGCGCGTCGTCGCCCTCTTCGTCACGAGCGTTCCGCGCCCCCGCTGA
- a CDS encoding allantoate amidohydrolase yields MMLEVSPDRIAAAARRVMARCDELARVTATPGRIERVYLSPEHARVNRLAAEWMRELGMRTRQDAAGNQIGRLDRVVGDTLDPDAPALIIGSHLDTVLDAGRFDGIVGVLMGLEIARLLRTPVGDGRFGVALPFALEVVAFSDEEGTRFGKALLGSSAVAGLWDEDWWALTDAEGTSLRQAFLEFGLDPARIGEAARRPDELVGYLEAHIEQGPELDRRGEPLAVVSSIASARRFQLVVEGEARHAGGTPYDMRRDALLGASEAALAVERICRDEHHIIGTVGQLEAYPGAVNVVPGEARFSLDLRGEFDETRDHVWDELSRELDAIMGRRGLRWSSREVHSAAAVMCAPLLQDVVREGIGAADAPGGEDPAVIFSRAGHDAMSIGAITDVGMLFLRNPDGISHHPGESVSAPDVALGIRALAESVLALAADVRVR; encoded by the coding sequence ATGATGTTGGAGGTCTCGCCCGACCGCATCGCGGCCGCCGCGCGGCGCGTGATGGCGAGGTGCGACGAGCTCGCGCGCGTCACGGCGACCCCGGGCCGCATCGAGCGGGTCTACCTCTCTCCCGAGCACGCGCGCGTCAACCGTCTCGCGGCGGAGTGGATGCGCGAGCTTGGCATGCGCACGCGACAGGATGCGGCGGGCAACCAGATCGGCCGACTCGATCGCGTCGTCGGCGACACACTCGATCCCGACGCGCCCGCGCTGATCATCGGCTCGCACCTGGACACCGTGCTGGACGCGGGACGCTTCGACGGGATCGTGGGCGTGCTGATGGGGCTCGAGATCGCACGGCTCCTGCGGACGCCGGTCGGCGACGGGCGCTTCGGCGTCGCGCTCCCGTTCGCGCTGGAGGTCGTCGCGTTCTCGGACGAGGAGGGCACGCGGTTCGGCAAGGCCCTGCTCGGCTCCTCGGCGGTCGCGGGACTGTGGGACGAGGACTGGTGGGCGCTGACGGATGCCGAAGGCACAAGCCTGCGGCAGGCGTTCCTCGAGTTCGGGCTCGACCCGGCGCGCATCGGCGAGGCCGCCCGACGACCCGACGAACTCGTCGGGTATCTCGAAGCGCACATCGAGCAGGGGCCGGAACTCGACCGGCGCGGTGAGCCGCTCGCGGTCGTCTCCTCGATCGCCTCCGCACGCCGCTTCCAGCTCGTCGTCGAGGGGGAGGCCCGCCACGCCGGCGGCACGCCGTACGACATGCGCCGCGACGCGCTGCTGGGTGCGAGCGAGGCGGCGCTCGCGGTCGAGCGCATCTGCCGCGACGAGCACCACATCATCGGCACCGTGGGCCAGCTCGAGGCGTACCCGGGTGCGGTCAACGTCGTGCCCGGTGAAGCGCGCTTCTCCCTCGACCTCCGCGGCGAGTTCGACGAGACCCGCGACCACGTGTGGGACGAGCTCTCCCGCGAGCTCGACGCGATCATGGGTCGCCGCGGGCTGCGCTGGAGCTCACGCGAAGTGCACAGCGCCGCCGCCGTCATGTGCGCGCCGTTGCTGCAGGACGTCGTGCGCGAGGGCATCGGCGCCGCGGACGCGCCGGGCGGCGAAGACCCCGCCGTGATCTTCAGCCGCGCCGGCCACGACGCGATGTCGATCGGGGCGATCACCGACGTCGGGATGCTGTTCCTGCGCAACCCCGACGGCATCAGCCACCATCCGGGCGAGTCGGTGTCGGCGCCGGATGTGGCTCTCGGCATCCGTGCCCTCGCCGAGTCGGTGCTGGCGCTCGCCGCCGACGTCCGCGTGCGCTGA